The following proteins come from a genomic window of Mesorhizobium sp. 113-3-3:
- a CDS encoding aldo/keto reductase → MNNITAAKAGTFRIGGEIEINRLGFGASRITGKGVWGKPADHAEAIRPLKRLPDLGVNFIDTADSYGPNVSEQLICEALHPYSSMVVATKGGFVRPGPDRWEPNGRPEYLIAQAKGSLKRLAVDQIALWQLHRIDSKVPHNEQFEAVKSLLDEGFIRCAGLSEVTVEEIEAAQKFFKVATVQNRYNLAERANEDVLDFCAGHDIGFIPWLPLAAGKLARPGGPLENVAKRHQATTGQIALAWLLQRSPVMLPIPGTSKVAHLEENVAAASLRLTEEEFELLQAA, encoded by the coding sequence TTGAACAACATCACCGCCGCCAAGGCAGGGACTTTCAGGATCGGAGGTGAAATCGAGATCAACCGGCTTGGCTTTGGCGCCAGCCGGATCACCGGCAAAGGCGTATGGGGCAAACCGGCCGATCATGCAGAGGCGATCCGTCCGCTGAAACGATTGCCCGACCTCGGCGTAAACTTCATCGACACCGCCGATTCCTACGGCCCCAACGTGTCGGAACAACTGATCTGCGAAGCACTGCATCCGTATTCTTCCATGGTCGTCGCAACCAAGGGCGGCTTCGTCCGCCCCGGCCCAGACCGATGGGAACCAAACGGTCGGCCAGAATATCTTATCGCCCAGGCGAAGGGCAGCCTGAAAAGGTTGGCGGTCGATCAGATTGCACTATGGCAACTTCACCGCATCGATTCGAAAGTGCCCCACAACGAGCAGTTCGAGGCTGTGAAATCGCTGTTGGACGAGGGTTTCATCCGCTGCGCCGGGCTTAGCGAGGTCACAGTCGAAGAGATCGAGGCAGCGCAGAAATTCTTTAAGGTTGCCACGGTGCAGAACCGTTACAATCTCGCCGAGCGCGCCAACGAGGACGTGCTCGACTTTTGCGCCGGTCACGATATCGGTTTCATCCCTTGGCTCCCGCTTGCCGCCGGCAAACTGGCAAGACCCGGGGGGCCGCTTGAAAATGTGGCGAAACGACATCAAGCCACAACAGGCCAGATCGCCCTCGCCTGGCTGTTGCAGCGCAGCCCGGTCATGCTTCCCATCCCAGGAACTTCTAAGGTCGCCCATCTGGAGGAAAACGTTGCGGCGGCATCACTAAGGTTGACGGAGGAGGAATTCGAACTTTTACAAGCGGCGTGA
- a CDS encoding IS110 family transposase gives MGEYSEAFVAFDVAKKKHAVAIAEGGRTGEVRFLGEVENRPAAIERTVKKLGKRYDRLHVCFEAGPTGYGLCRQVRDLGHDCMVVAPALIPKRSGERIKTNRRDAVTLARLHRAGELTGVWVPDVVHEAVRDLVRARESGTDDLRRKRQQLLSFLLRHGRIYEGGGHWTLAHRRWLARESFEHPAQQIVFQEKIDAIEDAVQRLRRLDEQLSAIVPTWSMARVVEAYQAMRGASFLVAVIFAAEIGDVRRFDTPPQLMAFLGLVPGERSTGDTVRRSSLTLAGNRRARRALVEAAWTYRYPARVSEALRVRLEGLPKAVRDIAWKAQVRLCARYRRLNAAGKKPPVVVAAIAREMAAFLWAIGQEVEPS, from the coding sequence ATGGGAGAGTATAGCGAAGCATTTGTCGCGTTTGATGTAGCCAAGAAGAAGCATGCGGTGGCGATCGCCGAGGGCGGCCGCACGGGCGAAGTCCGGTTTCTCGGTGAGGTCGAGAATAGGCCGGCAGCGATAGAGCGGACGGTCAAGAAGCTGGGAAAAAGGTACGATCGACTGCACGTCTGCTTCGAGGCCGGACCGACTGGTTACGGACTTTGCCGTCAGGTCCGCGATCTTGGTCACGACTGCATGGTGGTTGCGCCCGCCCTGATTCCGAAGCGGTCGGGCGAGCGTATCAAGACGAACCGACGGGACGCGGTCACTCTGGCGCGGCTGCATCGGGCGGGCGAACTGACCGGAGTGTGGGTGCCGGACGTAGTCCACGAGGCTGTCCGCGATCTGGTCCGAGCTCGGGAATCCGGAACCGACGACCTGCGCCGCAAACGCCAGCAGCTGCTCTCCTTCCTTCTGCGCCATGGTCGGATCTACGAGGGCGGCGGTCATTGGACATTGGCGCACCGGCGCTGGCTTGCCCGCGAGAGCTTCGAGCATCCGGCGCAGCAGATCGTGTTCCAGGAGAAGATCGACGCGATCGAGGACGCGGTTCAGCGGCTACGCCGCTTGGACGAGCAGCTGAGCGCCATCGTGCCCACCTGGTCCATGGCGCGGGTCGTCGAGGCCTATCAGGCGATGCGCGGTGCCTCGTTCCTGGTCGCAGTGATCTTCGCGGCCGAGATCGGGGATGTGCGCCGCTTCGATACACCGCCGCAGTTGATGGCCTTCCTCGGCCTGGTTCCGGGGGAGCGTTCGACCGGCGACACGGTCCGCAGATCGAGCCTTACACTCGCCGGCAATCGACGCGCCCGCCGCGCCTTGGTCGAAGCGGCATGGACTTACCGCTATCCCGCCAGGGTTAGCGAGGCCCTGAGGGTCCGGCTCGAGGGGTTACCCAAAGCTGTCCGCGACATCGCCTGGAAGGCGCAGGTCCGGCTCTGCGCTCGCTATCGTCGCCTCAACGCCGCCGGCAAGAAGCCACCGGTGGTCGTGGCCGCGATCGCGCGCGAGATGGCCGCCTTCCTGTGGGCCATTGGGCAAGAGGTCGAACCGTCATAG